A single genomic interval of Nocardioides nitrophenolicus harbors:
- a CDS encoding ABC transporter ATP-binding protein, with protein MSEMLAKEVPAGGRHLPGPEDAVPVLVVDDLVVEHRNRTTGEVFRAVDGVSLSIAAGESVAIVGESGSGKTTLAMAATGLGARGEGDIRLLGHSLSSIGRRQLRELRPEVQVVFQDPHGSLDPRQSVRSGFAELRGLQRERTSWIDDTGLLERVRLAPEILDRYPHQLSGGQAQRVCIARALLMRPRLIVADEPTSGLDVSVQADVLKLLEEIRSTTGAALLMISHDLAVVRSVCDSVHVMFRGKVVEAGPCESVFLDPQEDYTRELLAAMPGARWRARR; from the coding sequence ATGTCCGAGATGCTCGCGAAGGAGGTGCCGGCCGGCGGCCGGCACCTCCCGGGACCCGAGGACGCGGTGCCGGTGCTCGTCGTCGACGACCTCGTCGTCGAGCACCGCAATCGCACCACCGGGGAGGTCTTCCGGGCGGTCGACGGTGTCTCCCTGAGCATCGCCGCGGGGGAGAGCGTCGCGATCGTGGGCGAGTCCGGCTCGGGCAAGACCACGCTGGCGATGGCCGCCACCGGCCTCGGCGCCCGCGGCGAGGGCGACATCCGGCTGCTCGGGCACTCGCTCTCCTCGATCGGGCGCCGCCAGCTGCGCGAGCTGCGGCCCGAGGTGCAGGTCGTCTTCCAGGACCCTCACGGCTCGCTGGACCCGCGCCAGTCCGTGCGCTCGGGCTTCGCCGAGCTGCGTGGGCTGCAGCGGGAGCGCACCTCGTGGATCGACGACACCGGCCTGCTCGAGCGGGTCCGGCTGGCTCCGGAGATCCTGGACCGCTATCCCCACCAGCTCAGCGGCGGCCAGGCCCAGCGGGTCTGCATCGCGCGGGCGCTGCTGATGCGGCCCCGGCTGATCGTCGCCGACGAGCCGACCTCGGGGCTCGACGTCTCGGTGCAGGCCGACGTCTTGAAGCTGCTCGAGGAGATCCGCTCGACCACCGGCGCGGCGCTGCTCATGATCAGTCACGACCTCGCTGTCGTGCGCTCGGTCTGCGACAGCGTGCACGTCATGTTCCGCGGCAAGGTCGTCGAGGCCGGGCCGTGCGAGTCGGTCTTCCTCGATCC